A window from Leptospira stimsonii encodes these proteins:
- a CDS encoding HAMP domain-containing protein, giving the protein MTQDDPGKKRIFSNYIIDRDFQLKFLLNYSLLILFGLLLTVGFLYWLNYTKFDKGVVFRLRNDPVKVYQKGFEELNGVEREKFVEREIFLPDYDHRLDMFTIQVNGILLLSGLFLGMTAIFTVVYSHKMAGPVYNIKNHLKRLAEGENLKKIKIRKGDEFQELADLLNQVIEKRINNPKS; this is encoded by the coding sequence ATGACACAAGACGACCCCGGTAAAAAGAGGATTTTTAGTAACTACATCATCGACCGGGATTTCCAACTCAAATTCTTACTGAATTATTCTTTACTCATTCTTTTCGGACTTCTTTTGACCGTCGGCTTTCTCTATTGGTTGAATTATACAAAATTTGACAAGGGTGTTGTATTCCGTTTGAGAAACGATCCCGTCAAAGTTTATCAAAAAGGTTTCGAAGAACTAAACGGAGTCGAAAGAGAAAAGTTTGTCGAAAGAGAAATCTTTCTTCCGGACTACGATCACAGGCTGGATATGTTTACGATTCAAGTGAACGGGATTCTTCTTTTATCGGGGTTGTTTCTGGGAATGACCGCAATTTTTACCGTAGTCTATTCGCATAAGATGGCCGGTCCGGTTTACAATATCAAAAATCATCTCAAAAGATTAGCGGAAGGAGAAAATCTCAAAAAGATCAAAATCCGTAAAGGGGATGAATTTCAGGAGCTCGCCGACCTTCTCAATCAAGTTATAGAAAAGAGGATCAACAATCCAAAGAGTTAA
- a CDS encoding FecR family protein: MEASGMEREEKIKEILLEGKQNELSPSVEWLGKGLGSSWVEYSPKQSDFESLYTRAQASKVVPISRFAKNKIVISLSAAAIFLMAITLGYYSILKNNSPLSVEKGGVEISQVEGEAYLTSSDPKDKILLKPGVRIQEGQRVVTSPNAFLNLKVSEGIAVRVLGDSQVSFRKIDLSTHYKIGIDLEKGELLAHIHKNLKKEEFSVRSETVSAEVRGTSFSFQNLPGEGTKIQVLEGRVAVSARVDSQKTAPEGEQVLEPNQAIFVSPKGFVRSLLKESEKDLLNSEFDKLPVESIPRDKNRGYSSKQELLTEFQRMERIVLLDGKTIEGVIVDMDEKAMYVQTLEKEITIPRESVSEVIQIH; the protein is encoded by the coding sequence TTGGAAGCATCGGGAATGGAAAGGGAAGAGAAGATAAAAGAAATTCTGCTCGAAGGCAAGCAGAACGAACTGAGTCCATCTGTGGAATGGCTCGGCAAAGGTCTGGGTAGTTCTTGGGTTGAATATTCGCCCAAACAATCAGACTTTGAGTCGCTCTATACCCGTGCCCAGGCATCGAAAGTGGTTCCCATATCCCGCTTCGCAAAAAATAAAATCGTAATTTCACTTTCCGCGGCGGCCATATTTTTAATGGCGATTACATTAGGATATTATTCTATTCTTAAAAATAATTCTCCTTTGAGCGTGGAAAAAGGCGGAGTCGAGATTTCTCAGGTGGAAGGAGAAGCCTATTTAACTTCTTCCGATCCGAAAGATAAGATTCTTCTCAAGCCGGGAGTTCGAATCCAAGAAGGGCAAAGAGTTGTCACTTCTCCAAACGCATTTTTAAATCTAAAAGTATCCGAGGGAATTGCGGTCCGTGTGCTCGGGGATTCTCAAGTTTCTTTCCGCAAGATCGATCTTTCGACTCATTATAAAATCGGAATCGATTTGGAAAAAGGCGAACTTTTAGCTCATATTCATAAGAATCTGAAGAAGGAAGAATTTTCCGTACGTTCCGAAACTGTCAGTGCCGAGGTTCGTGGGACCAGTTTTAGTTTTCAAAATCTTCCCGGCGAAGGAACCAAGATTCAAGTTTTAGAAGGTAGAGTCGCCGTCAGCGCGAGAGTGGATTCTCAAAAGACCGCGCCGGAAGGGGAGCAGGTTTTAGAACCGAATCAGGCGATTTTCGTGAGTCCAAAAGGTTTTGTTCGGAGTCTTCTCAAGGAATCCGAAAAGGATCTCTTAAACTCGGAATTCGATAAGTTGCCGGTTGAAAGTATTCCTCGGGATAAGAATAGGGGATATTCCAGTAAACAGGAACTCCTGACGGAATTTCAAAGAATGGAACGGATTGTCCTCTTGGATGGAAAAACGATCGAGGGTGTCATCGTTGACATGGACGAAAAAGCGATGTATGTTCAAACCCTCGAAAAGGAAATTACGATTCCTCGAGAGTCCGTATCTGAAGTGATTCAAATCCACTAA
- a CDS encoding DUF1564 domain-containing protein — MGNIFITPVAKVEDRLAVEGKTNVETFLIPERYWKRLNAEEKVFLRKKIPVLMRRYGKYLLSLKRINPEVGKTMYQKNQGTLKRFNVRMDFGTWAVLSSYATAHGVSRCFLVNYMLWLEEIGVGESISETLNVGTPPFYDYYCNILTLDLVSNTISREFIFAPNPIYAKDRIQYY; from the coding sequence ATGGGAAATATATTCATTACTCCGGTTGCGAAAGTTGAAGACCGCCTCGCCGTTGAAGGGAAGACAAATGTAGAAACATTTTTGATTCCGGAAAGATATTGGAAAAGACTGAACGCAGAGGAGAAAGTTTTTCTCCGAAAGAAAATCCCGGTCTTGATGAGAAGATATGGAAAGTATCTTCTCTCGTTAAAGAGGATCAATCCGGAAGTCGGCAAAACGATGTATCAAAAAAATCAAGGCACTCTGAAACGGTTCAACGTAAGAATGGATTTTGGGACATGGGCCGTTTTGAGTTCTTATGCAACTGCCCACGGTGTCTCCCGTTGTTTTCTCGTAAATTATATGCTTTGGCTGGAAGAAATTGGAGTTGGAGAATCTATCAGTGAAACTTTAAATGTGGGAACTCCACCATTTTACGATTATTACTGCAATATCTTGACCTTAGATTTAGTCTCAAACACGATTTCGAGAGAATTTATTTTCGCTCCGAATCCAATTTACGCGAAAGACCGCATTCAATATTACTAA
- a CDS encoding acetyl-CoA hydrolase/transferase family protein, with the protein MKVKFISANSALSSVQSGQRVFVHSVAASPRLLIEALTARAPELTNVEMIHLHTEGDAPYAEPGMEGHFFVNSLFVCANTRKAVEEGRADYIPMFLSECPLLFRNKILPLDVALVQVSPPDKHGFCSLGVSIDISKAAVETAKVVIAQVNENMPRTHGDGIVHIDQIHSFVEGNLPLLEHKSAPLTAIEIAIGKNVASLVEDGATLQMGIGAIPDAVLTCLTSHKDLGIHTEMFSDGVMDLVQKGIITGIHKKKHPGKIVSGFVMGTKKLYDFIDDNPQVAMLDIGYINDPHVIRKNPKVTAINSAVEVDLTGQVCADTIGTRQFSGVGGQMDFIRGASLSEGGKPIIALPSVTAKGESRIVSLLKPGADVVTTRAHVHYIVTEYGIANLYGKNLRQRAKALIGIAHPDHRERLEKEARERFKVL; encoded by the coding sequence ATGAAAGTTAAATTTATTTCCGCGAATTCGGCTCTTTCCTCTGTCCAATCGGGTCAGCGCGTTTTTGTGCACAGTGTCGCCGCTTCACCTCGATTGTTGATCGAAGCACTGACAGCCAGAGCTCCGGAGCTGACTAACGTGGAAATGATCCACCTTCACACGGAAGGTGACGCTCCTTACGCCGAACCGGGAATGGAAGGTCATTTTTTTGTGAATTCTCTCTTCGTCTGCGCTAACACGAGAAAGGCGGTGGAGGAAGGAAGAGCGGATTACATTCCGATGTTCTTAAGCGAATGTCCGCTTCTCTTTAGAAACAAGATTCTTCCGTTGGACGTCGCTCTCGTTCAAGTATCTCCTCCCGACAAGCACGGGTTTTGTTCTCTCGGAGTTTCGATCGATATCAGCAAGGCCGCGGTGGAAACCGCGAAGGTCGTGATCGCACAGGTCAATGAGAACATGCCCCGAACTCACGGAGACGGAATCGTACACATCGATCAGATTCATTCTTTTGTGGAAGGAAACCTTCCCTTACTCGAACACAAGTCCGCTCCCCTTACCGCGATCGAAATCGCAATCGGAAAAAACGTAGCTTCCCTTGTGGAAGACGGCGCGACTCTTCAGATGGGAATCGGCGCGATTCCCGACGCGGTTCTCACCTGTCTGACTTCTCACAAGGATTTGGGAATTCATACGGAGATGTTTTCGGACGGTGTGATGGACCTCGTTCAAAAAGGAATCATCACCGGAATTCATAAGAAAAAACATCCAGGCAAAATCGTCTCCGGTTTCGTGATGGGAACAAAAAAACTCTACGACTTCATCGACGACAATCCCCAAGTTGCGATGCTCGACATCGGCTATATCAACGATCCTCATGTGATTCGAAAAAATCCGAAAGTTACCGCGATCAATTCCGCAGTGGAAGTCGATCTCACGGGACAAGTTTGCGCGGACACGATCGGAACCAGACAATTCTCCGGAGTCGGCGGTCAGATGGACTTTATCCGTGGCGCTTCTTTATCGGAAGGAGGCAAACCGATCATTGCTCTTCCTTCCGTAACCGCGAAGGGAGAATCCAGAATTGTCTCCTTACTCAAACCGGGAGCCGACGTGGTAACGACCCGAGCTCACGTCCACTACATCGTGACCGAATACGGAATCGCAAATTTATACGGTAAGAATCTCAGACAAAGAGCCAAGGCTCTTATCGGAATCGCACATCCCGATCACCGGGAAAGACTCGAAAAAGAAGCGAGAGAAAGGTTTAAGGTTCTCTGA
- a CDS encoding MFS transporter has protein sequence MSSQPTRNIYVKSEGMLIFVLAAIQFTHILDFVIMMPLGSYFQEAFHIDPQEFSFLISAYTYSAFAAGIVGALFIDRFNRKTAAMFLYTGFIIGTALCAVADSYRLLLFARILSGAFGGVLSSVTFAVVGDAIAMERRGRATGAIMGAFSVASVIGIPLGLKIASFYGWNMSFAGIALISLPILVLMYYHLPHIPPFQSAGDNPVLNFLRILTYKKYTASYLLMMFVILGGFTVIPFIAPYMERNVGIPKDEIPLIYFFGGLVTLFSSRVIGILSDKIGKHKVFYILVPLSFIPIWIMTHLGKTSLTEVLILTTFFMVLVSGRWIPALALITSSTEPKDRGRFMTVISSFQNLASGLGATIGGSILYAATPTAPYENYDIAGYLAIGFNVIALILISRVKAVS, from the coding sequence ATGTCTTCACAACCGACTCGTAACATATACGTAAAATCCGAAGGAATGTTGATCTTCGTTCTCGCGGCGATTCAATTCACACATATACTCGACTTCGTGATCATGATGCCTTTGGGGAGTTATTTTCAAGAGGCGTTTCATATTGACCCGCAGGAATTCTCATTCTTAATATCCGCATATACGTACAGCGCGTTCGCGGCCGGAATCGTGGGAGCGCTTTTTATCGATCGATTCAATCGGAAGACGGCCGCAATGTTCTTGTACACAGGCTTTATCATAGGAACGGCCTTGTGTGCGGTTGCGGATTCTTATCGTCTTCTTTTGTTTGCAAGAATTTTGTCCGGAGCTTTCGGTGGAGTTCTCAGTTCCGTGACCTTTGCGGTGGTCGGGGACGCAATCGCTATGGAAAGAAGGGGAAGGGCAACCGGTGCCATTATGGGTGCATTCTCCGTCGCTTCCGTGATCGGAATTCCTCTGGGTCTAAAGATCGCTTCCTTCTACGGTTGGAATATGTCCTTCGCCGGAATCGCTTTGATAAGCCTCCCGATTTTGGTTTTGATGTATTATCATTTACCTCATATTCCTCCGTTCCAATCCGCCGGAGACAATCCTGTACTCAATTTTTTAAGAATTCTTACTTATAAAAAATATACGGCTTCTTACCTGTTGATGATGTTCGTGATCTTGGGCGGGTTCACCGTCATTCCGTTTATCGCGCCGTATATGGAACGAAACGTTGGAATTCCGAAAGATGAGATTCCTTTGATTTACTTTTTCGGCGGTCTTGTGACGCTCTTTTCTTCTAGAGTCATCGGAATTCTTTCGGATAAGATCGGAAAACACAAGGTATTCTATATTCTGGTTCCCTTATCTTTTATTCCGATCTGGATCATGACCCATTTGGGGAAGACTTCTTTGACCGAAGTTTTGATTTTGACTACGTTCTTTATGGTTCTTGTTTCCGGAAGATGGATTCCTGCGCTCGCATTGATTACGTCTAGTACCGAACCGAAGGACAGAGGTCGTTTTATGACCGTCATTTCTTCGTTTCAAAACTTGGCTTCCGGTTTGGGCGCGACGATCGGAGGAAGTATTCTTTACGCCGCAACGCCGACCGCTCCATACGAAAACTATGATATAGCCGGTTATCTCGCGATAGGGTTTAACGTGATCGCGCTGATTCTGATTTCGAGAGTGAAGGCCGTTTCTTAA
- a CDS encoding DUF547 domain-containing protein: protein MILFLVLLLLTFFTGTVSAFDHTHSKFSNELKKYVQNGLVDYSSWKTNRSALDSYLQTLSAVDEKEYFSFSNSERLSFLINAYNAFTIRLILDHYPLKSIKDLGGIFSGPWKIEFFTLLGTKKNLDWIEHEKLRKDFQEPRIHFAINCASKGCPPILNEAYQAAKLEEQLSSVAKKFLSDSKYNRYDSSKKILYLSKIFGWFQADFTRKSGSLISFFNANSGLPSVPTSAEIQHLDYDWNLNQRK from the coding sequence ATGATTCTCTTCCTTGTCCTTTTGCTCCTCACATTTTTTACCGGAACCGTATCCGCATTCGATCACACACATTCCAAATTTTCGAACGAACTTAAAAAATACGTTCAAAACGGACTGGTCGATTATTCATCCTGGAAAACAAATCGTTCCGCATTGGATTCTTATTTACAGACCTTGAGTGCGGTCGACGAAAAGGAATATTTTTCTTTTTCGAATTCAGAACGACTGAGTTTTCTTATCAACGCGTATAACGCGTTTACGATTCGTTTGATTCTCGATCATTATCCACTGAAAAGTATCAAGGATCTCGGTGGGATTTTTTCCGGACCCTGGAAAATCGAATTCTTTACTCTCCTAGGAACCAAGAAGAATCTGGACTGGATCGAGCATGAAAAACTCAGAAAGGATTTTCAGGAACCCAGAATTCATTTTGCGATCAACTGCGCTTCGAAAGGATGTCCACCGATTCTGAACGAGGCTTATCAAGCCGCAAAACTAGAAGAACAACTGAGTTCCGTTGCAAAAAAATTTCTTTCAGACTCCAAATACAATCGATACGATTCATCGAAAAAAATTCTTTACCTTTCCAAGATTTTCGGGTGGTTTCAGGCGGACTTTACCCGTAAAAGTGGGAGCCTAATTTCCTTCTTCAACGCAAACTCCGGACTTCCATCGGTCCCGACCTCCGCGGAGATCCAGCATCTGGATTACGATTGGAATCTGAATCAAAGGAAATAA
- a CDS encoding patatin-like phospholipase family protein: MKRALILSGGGARGAYQAGVLRYLEEIQFKPDVICGTSVGAITATAMGCGMNAAEITKLWKSIEAKKVMRYSIWNDLVDIFVKSYSPLTDTTPLKNLLYSHLDFRNLRKNPTEVIITAVNILTAELVFFRNKEIDIEHVMASSAIPMFFPWQYVDGAPHWDGGVMANTPILPAVERGATDIVVVLLSPVGGIDMGLPKTRREGLERVFELSLIGSFQTVMSNMNFEKKKRKGKKSKLSSLLSIPSADRPELKIRTIGPRTSLGFSSILNFSQVQADYLISRGYEDARIQFNE; encoded by the coding sequence ATGAAACGTGCCCTGATCCTATCCGGAGGAGGAGCCCGAGGCGCTTATCAAGCCGGGGTTCTTCGATATTTAGAAGAAATTCAATTCAAACCGGATGTCATCTGTGGAACTTCCGTAGGAGCTATTACGGCCACAGCGATGGGTTGCGGAATGAATGCGGCCGAGATCACCAAACTTTGGAAGTCGATCGAAGCCAAGAAGGTGATGCGTTATTCGATCTGGAACGATCTCGTCGACATCTTCGTAAAAAGTTATTCACCCTTAACCGATACGACTCCGCTCAAAAACCTCCTCTATTCTCATTTGGACTTTCGAAACCTAAGGAAGAATCCGACGGAAGTGATTATCACGGCGGTAAATATTCTGACCGCCGAACTTGTATTTTTTCGAAACAAAGAAATCGATATCGAACACGTGATGGCCTCGTCCGCGATTCCGATGTTTTTTCCCTGGCAGTATGTGGACGGAGCTCCACACTGGGACGGCGGTGTAATGGCAAACACTCCGATTCTTCCCGCAGTGGAAAGAGGGGCGACCGACATCGTTGTAGTATTACTTTCTCCCGTCGGGGGGATCGACATGGGACTTCCGAAAACGAGAAGAGAAGGTTTGGAAAGGGTCTTCGAGCTTTCTCTCATCGGTTCGTTTCAAACCGTGATGTCCAATATGAATTTTGAAAAGAAAAAAAGAAAAGGCAAAAAATCAAAACTCTCTTCTCTTTTATCCATTCCGAGCGCGGATCGACCGGAATTAAAAATCAGAACGATCGGCCCGAGAACCTCCCTCGGCTTCAGTAGTATATTAAATTTTTCGCAAGTACAGGCGGACTATTTGATCAGCAGAGGTTATGAAGACGCAAGAATTCAGTTTAACGAATAG
- a CDS encoding TIGR04454 family lipoprotein has product MKKVLMITLSAVAVLSLTVMCGGPKHSAEECAPIVEEMLTNLTAGQKADDTANIATMKATLVPVLQKECMSGKFDLTCLKSAKSIPAIQACKK; this is encoded by the coding sequence ATGAAAAAAGTTCTCATGATTACCCTAAGCGCTGTAGCAGTTCTATCTCTGACTGTTATGTGCGGTGGACCAAAACATTCTGCGGAAGAATGCGCTCCGATCGTTGAAGAAATGTTAACCAACCTGACAGCAGGTCAAAAAGCGGATGATACTGCGAACATCGCAACCATGAAAGCTACGTTAGTTCCCGTTTTACAAAAAGAATGTATGTCCGGAAAATTTGATCTGACTTGTCTTAAGTCTGCAAAAAGCATTCCCGCAATTCAGGCTTGTAAGAAATAA
- a CDS encoding RNA polymerase sigma factor, whose protein sequence is MDALYREYSGKIFDFLYKYSSGNPEVAMDLMQDTFLNFFRKYSDSDLDKEQAIRLLYTIARNRSINHSRKFSTVKESGNSEMQDFQENKLSFVRKAELKDLEERLLVCLDELEEDERYALILRFMEDYNLSTIAEIMDISVSTASRLIVKATAKVTEIAEKKNLKP, encoded by the coding sequence ATGGATGCTCTCTATCGAGAGTACAGCGGAAAGATTTTTGATTTCCTCTATAAATATTCATCCGGGAATCCTGAAGTGGCGATGGACCTCATGCAGGATACGTTCCTGAATTTTTTCAGGAAGTATTCGGATTCGGATCTGGATAAGGAACAAGCGATTCGTTTGCTCTATACGATTGCCCGAAACCGTTCCATCAATCATTCGCGGAAATTTTCGACCGTCAAGGAAAGCGGGAATTCCGAGATGCAGGACTTTCAGGAAAATAAACTTTCCTTCGTTAGAAAAGCCGAGCTCAAAGATCTGGAAGAACGCCTTCTGGTTTGTTTGGATGAACTGGAAGAAGACGAAAGGTATGCTCTGATCCTTCGGTTTATGGAAGATTATAATTTGTCTACGATTGCGGAAATTATGGACATTTCAGTTTCAACCGCCTCGCGGTTGATCGTGAAAGCGACTGCAAAGGTGACTGAAATCGCGGAAAAAAAGAATTTGAAGCCCTGA
- a CDS encoding haloalkane dehalogenase, with translation MEILRTPDSAFDNLPGYKFQPNYYQIQNLRMHYLDEGKKDTSETILLLHGEPSWSFLYRKMIPPLAAAGYRVIAPDLIGFGKSDKPSDPEFYSYQSHMDWLKEFFLGLDLKNVTLFCQDWGGLLGLRLVAENPDRFSRVVAANTFLPTGDIPPKEDFLKWRHFSQNVKRLSIGSIVKNGCVSDLSKEIVAGYDAPYPEEKYKAGARKFPALVPITPDDPASEANRKAWEILKVWKKPFLLTFSDSDPITKGADVFFRRLVPGTKGQKHVTITKAGHFLQEDKGEELAEAIKKFISENP, from the coding sequence ATGGAAATTTTAAGAACACCTGATTCAGCCTTCGACAATCTTCCAGGTTACAAGTTTCAGCCGAACTACTATCAAATTCAAAACCTGAGGATGCACTATTTAGACGAAGGAAAAAAGGACACGAGTGAAACCATACTTTTACTTCACGGAGAACCATCCTGGTCTTTTCTCTATCGTAAAATGATCCCCCCTTTGGCCGCCGCGGGCTATCGAGTCATTGCACCCGACCTCATCGGTTTTGGAAAATCCGACAAACCGAGCGACCCCGAATTCTATTCTTATCAAAGTCATATGGATTGGTTGAAGGAATTCTTTCTCGGTCTCGACCTCAAGAATGTGACCCTCTTTTGTCAAGACTGGGGCGGACTCTTAGGACTTCGACTTGTAGCCGAGAATCCGGATCGATTTTCCAGAGTCGTTGCGGCAAATACGTTTCTTCCCACAGGGGACATTCCACCGAAGGAAGACTTTTTGAAGTGGAGGCATTTTTCTCAAAACGTAAAACGACTTTCGATCGGATCGATCGTAAAAAACGGATGTGTATCCGATCTTTCCAAAGAAATCGTCGCCGGCTATGACGCGCCTTATCCCGAAGAAAAATATAAGGCGGGAGCTCGAAAATTTCCTGCTTTGGTTCCGATCACTCCCGATGATCCCGCCTCCGAAGCAAATCGAAAAGCCTGGGAAATTTTAAAAGTTTGGAAGAAGCCGTTTCTTCTTACCTTTAGCGACAGCGATCCGATTACCAAAGGAGCGGACGTTTTCTTTCGAAGACTCGTTCCTGGAACCAAAGGTCAAAAACACGTTACGATCACAAAGGCTGGACATTTTTTGCAGGAAGACAAAGGAGAAGAATTAGCCGAGGCGATCAAAAAGTTCATCTCCGAAAATCCTTGA
- a CDS encoding FecR family protein, with product MIRSVLLPFSLILLFPHFVFAEEEVAIALFVTGKVQYTLSGKTEALKRNVVLTKTAKVETGDGKADLQLGANAVVRLAPFTKIEISELYSDGTKNKTKVNLVSGKLFANVQKSNKKEDLEVSSVSYTAGVRGTQFVISEDQETAPKNEDSSIPNGVFVNEGQVAVNSSSGDELDLKAGEQASWNGKVLLLEPLKEFMKEKMKIIQTFKTIKAENYQMLKDQKLKNKELLENFPKP from the coding sequence ATGATTCGTAGCGTTTTACTTCCTTTTTCTTTGATTCTTCTTTTTCCGCATTTCGTTTTTGCGGAGGAAGAAGTTGCGATCGCTCTCTTTGTAACGGGAAAGGTTCAATATACTCTCAGCGGAAAGACGGAAGCCCTTAAAAGGAATGTTGTTCTAACAAAGACCGCAAAGGTGGAAACCGGAGACGGGAAGGCGGATCTTCAATTGGGGGCAAATGCTGTGGTTCGTCTCGCTCCTTTCACCAAGATAGAAATTTCGGAACTCTATTCCGATGGAACCAAAAATAAAACCAAGGTCAATCTGGTTTCCGGTAAACTTTTTGCCAACGTTCAAAAATCGAATAAAAAGGAAGACTTGGAAGTCTCTTCCGTTTCCTATACGGCCGGTGTTCGTGGAACTCAGTTCGTTATCAGTGAAGATCAGGAAACTGCTCCGAAGAACGAGGACTCTTCAATCCCGAACGGGGTTTTCGTAAACGAAGGTCAGGTTGCGGTCAATTCTTCCTCCGGTGACGAGTTGGACTTGAAAGCGGGAGAACAGGCTTCCTGGAACGGAAAGGTATTACTTCTCGAACCTCTAAAAGAATTCATGAAAGAAAAGATGAAAATCATTCAGACTTTTAAGACGATCAAAGCCGAGAATTATCAGATGCTCAAAGATCAGAAACTGAAGAATAAGGAACTTCTCGAAAACTTTCCAAAACCATAA
- a CDS encoding glycoside hydrolase family 5 protein, translated as MEELFVKNGHFAGKDGTIYQLRGVNLSGSAKVPSKPDGTTHFDQTLTFYNHRNVSFVGRPLEESQAGEHFDRLRKWGFNFLRFIITWEAIEHKGPGKYDTEYIDYIERMVALAGQKGLYLFIDPHQDVWSRFTGGDGAPGWTLEELGMDIGKIRDSETAIVHHHQGRNYRRMSWPLNYQKYACGTMFSLFFGGKEFAPETKIGGKNVQDFLQDHYIESVLKLVRKLKKYKHVVGFDSMNEPSPGWIGKKNLGEFEAFGFGKVVKTPPFKEMYLSEGRAVTAEQAYMLGFWSLPWGKVRLNAGGVPLWKRGHQCIWRNHGVWDYDPNGAPMLLKPDYFYKKNGRKYEFYSDFMQPFIKKFKERVQKVESRFHIFIESDPSRLELEWKETPKKNQGGVVNATHWYDVSVLMLKRYFPWFGVHVFKAKPVFGSENIDKAYEETIRMIREMSEKNMGNCPTVIGETGLPMDLNQRVAYLKKDYGVLEKALDRIMKAIEKNFVNLALWNYTPDHTHSLGDRWNEEDLSIYSLDTPAAYDEDGGRAVKAFSRPYPVRTKGLPVALSFDMERSLFKFSFRQEGDLFPETEIFIPDIHYKNGFEVLVNAGSYQYDARARILKFKGEKGILHYGITILPSKKSLFREQDRTKVVPNTQKRKIR; from the coding sequence ATGGAAGAATTATTCGTAAAGAACGGACATTTCGCTGGGAAGGACGGGACGATCTATCAGTTGAGAGGAGTCAATCTTTCGGGATCGGCGAAAGTCCCCTCGAAGCCGGACGGAACCACACACTTTGATCAGACTCTTACATTCTACAATCATAGAAACGTTTCCTTTGTGGGAAGACCCTTGGAAGAAAGCCAGGCAGGCGAGCACTTTGATCGTCTTCGAAAGTGGGGATTCAATTTTTTAAGATTCATCATTACCTGGGAAGCGATCGAACACAAAGGCCCCGGAAAGTATGATACGGAGTATATCGATTATATAGAAAGAATGGTGGCGCTCGCCGGCCAAAAAGGACTCTATCTTTTTATCGATCCACACCAAGACGTTTGGTCTCGTTTCACGGGAGGAGACGGTGCGCCCGGATGGACCTTGGAAGAATTGGGAATGGACATCGGAAAGATACGAGATTCCGAAACTGCGATCGTACATCATCACCAGGGAAGAAATTATAGAAGAATGTCCTGGCCGCTCAACTATCAGAAGTATGCGTGCGGAACGATGTTTTCCTTATTCTTCGGAGGAAAGGAATTTGCACCCGAAACGAAGATCGGCGGAAAGAACGTTCAGGATTTTTTACAGGATCATTATATCGAATCCGTACTCAAACTCGTACGGAAACTAAAAAAATACAAACACGTCGTCGGCTTTGATTCTATGAACGAGCCTTCTCCCGGATGGATCGGAAAGAAGAATCTCGGCGAATTCGAGGCGTTCGGATTTGGGAAAGTGGTCAAAACCCCACCTTTTAAGGAAATGTATCTATCGGAAGGGCGCGCCGTAACTGCGGAACAGGCTTATATGCTCGGGTTCTGGAGTCTTCCTTGGGGAAAGGTTCGATTGAATGCGGGAGGAGTTCCTCTTTGGAAACGAGGACATCAATGTATCTGGAGGAATCACGGAGTTTGGGATTACGATCCGAACGGTGCTCCTATGTTACTCAAACCGGATTACTTTTATAAGAAGAACGGAAGAAAATACGAATTCTATTCCGATTTTATGCAACCCTTTATCAAGAAATTCAAAGAGAGAGTGCAGAAGGTAGAAAGCAGATTTCATATTTTTATAGAAAGTGATCCATCTCGGCTCGAGTTGGAATGGAAAGAAACTCCGAAGAAAAACCAAGGCGGTGTCGTGAACGCAACACATTGGTATGATGTTTCGGTGCTCATGCTCAAACGTTATTTTCCTTGGTTCGGAGTTCACGTTTTCAAAGCAAAGCCGGTTTTCGGAAGCGAAAATATCGATAAGGCTTACGAAGAAACGATTCGAATGATCCGGGAAATGTCCGAAAAAAATATGGGAAATTGTCCAACCGTAATTGGAGAAACGGGACTTCCGATGGATTTGAATCAGAGAGTCGCGTATCTCAAAAAAGATTACGGGGTTTTAGAAAAAGCTTTGGATCGAATCATGAAGGCGATCGAAAAAAATTTCGTAAACCTCGCCCTTTGGAATTATACTCCGGATCATACTCACAGTTTGGGAGATCGATGGAACGAAGAAGATCTTTCTATTTATTCATTGGATACACCCGCGGCTTACGACGAAGACGGAGGACGGGCGGTAAAGGCCTTTAGCCGGCCTTACCCGGTTCGAACGAAGGGTTTACCCGTGGCCTTGTCTTTTGATATGGAACGTTCTCTATTCAAATTTTCTTTTCGACAAGAAGGAGATTTATTTCCGGAAACCGAAATTTTCATTCCGGACATTCATTATAAGAATGGCTTTGAAGTTTTGGTGAATGCGGGTTCGTATCAGTACGACGCCCGTGCCAGAATACTCAAGTTTAAGGGAGAAAAAGGAATTCTACATTATGGAATAACCATTTTACCCTCGAAAAAATCACTTTTCAGGGAACAAGATCGGACTAAAGTGGTTCCGAATACTCAAAAGAGGAAGATTAGATGA